Proteins co-encoded in one Sulfuricaulis limicola genomic window:
- a CDS encoding cold-shock protein, with protein sequence MRMGTVKWFNEAKGFGFISPQDGSADVFVHYSVIQAEGYKKLAEGQQVEFESQKGPKGMQATVVKPLA encoded by the coding sequence ATGCGCATGGGTACTGTAAAGTGGTTCAACGAGGCTAAGGGTTTTGGTTTCATCTCGCCACAGGATGGAAGCGCGGATGTGTTCGTACACTACTCCGTGATTCAGGCCGAAGGCTACAAGAAACTGGCCGAGGGTCAGCAGGTGGAATTTGAAAGCCAGAAGGGGCCAAAGGGGATGCAGGCCACCGTGGTAAAGCCGCTCGCCTGA